Proteins encoded within one genomic window of Alteribacter populi:
- a CDS encoding DUF2628 domain-containing protein, whose product MSKKLFTRILSKQKEDVVSTIGKNHTYYVNQWTKATAPTRFSGWNWASFLAAPFWFSYRRMYGWMSLYFLVILLYALGDAFLPFLQYATEITLPYPWAGFIGTIFTLHILTGLFGNALFAKKVEKKVQKYQVPKPGYAQVPLFSQAGVSFLSALLGPLIVAMFIIYPFIQLLEWEYSPGFPKGAFVYLDEEGAPHAPWDIEENPSHRLFSSRLMLFYENIDPIENETVYVEIFHIDDNNREKIYEKSHSFFRSSSVNVALLDTGDPNLSTGEYEIDVYVGDQKQDSAKFTMVSPQS is encoded by the coding sequence ATGAGTAAGAAATTATTCACACGTATTCTTTCCAAACAAAAAGAAGATGTCGTTTCAACAATTGGAAAAAATCATACATATTATGTAAACCAATGGACGAAAGCAACCGCCCCAACACGGTTCTCTGGTTGGAATTGGGCAAGCTTTTTAGCAGCGCCCTTCTGGTTTTCTTATCGAAGAATGTATGGTTGGATGAGCTTGTATTTTTTAGTTATCCTGTTATACGCCCTAGGAGACGCTTTTCTTCCCTTCCTGCAATATGCAACTGAGATAACGCTCCCTTACCCTTGGGCTGGTTTTATTGGTACTATTTTTACGTTGCACATTCTAACAGGGTTATTCGGGAATGCATTATTTGCAAAAAAAGTTGAGAAAAAAGTACAAAAGTACCAGGTACCAAAACCGGGTTACGCACAAGTACCGCTTTTTTCACAAGCGGGTGTAAGCTTTCTTTCTGCTTTATTAGGACCACTTATTGTAGCTATGTTTATTATCTACCCTTTTATCCAACTGTTAGAGTGGGAGTACTCACCCGGGTTTCCAAAAGGAGCTTTTGTCTACTTAGATGAAGAAGGTGCTCCTCATGCACCTTGGGATATTGAAGAAAATCCCTCCCACCGTTTATTTTCATCCAGATTAATGCTTTTTTATGAAAACATAGACCCTATTGAGAACGAGACGGTTTACGTAGAAATATTCCACATTGATGATAATAATAGAGAAAAAATATACGAAAAATCTCATTCTTTTTTCAGGTCAAGCAGTGTTAATGTCGCACTTTTAGATACGGGTGACCCCAACCTATCCACCGGTGAATATGAAATCGACGTCTATGTCGGAGATCAAAAACAGGATTCAGCTAAATTCACTATGGTATCACCACAATCTTAA
- the csaA gene encoding chaperone CsaA — translation MADVTIQDFQKVDMRIGTIVEAEPFVEARKPAIKLVIDFGSELGLKQSSAQITKRYEPDGLIGRQIVAVVNFPPMRIAGYKSEVLVMGGVPTEEDVVLLNIDEKVENGTKVS, via the coding sequence ATGGCGGATGTAACGATACAAGACTTTCAAAAAGTGGATATGAGAATTGGGACAATTGTTGAAGCAGAGCCTTTTGTTGAGGCTAGAAAACCTGCGATCAAATTGGTGATTGATTTTGGTAGCGAATTGGGACTTAAACAATCTAGTGCACAAATCACGAAACGGTACGAACCAGATGGCTTAATAGGAAGGCAAATTGTTGCGGTAGTCAATTTTCCACCAATGCGGATCGCTGGGTATAAATCAGAGGTCCTTGTCATGGGGGGCGTACCTACCGAAGAGGATGTTGTTCTGCTAAATATTGATGAGAAAGTAGAAAACGGTACAAAGGTTAGCTGA